GGGCTGGTCCCACGCCGCCGTCAGGGCGGCGTCAAATTCTCCCTCGGTGCGAACTTCGTAGCCGTGGCCCCCACCCAGGATTTCGGGCAGTTTGGCGTAGTTCCAGGGATGAATATCATTGAAGTCCCCGGGATGTAGGAACCGCTCGGTGCCGTAACCCTTGTTGTCCAACAAAAGCACAATGACCGAGTAGTCATACCGCACGATGGTGCTCAGCTCCATGCCGGTCATTTGAAAGGCGCCGTCGCCGACGACCACCACGACCCGCTCGCGCGGTTTGGCCACGCTGGCCCCCAAGGCTGCGGGAATGCCAAACCCCATCGATGTGTAATACGCCGGGGCCAGATATTCGGTCTTTTGGCGAATGACCAGTTCCGTCGAGGCAAAGAGCGAATCCCCCACATCAGCAATGACCACCGTGTCGTCATCCAGCGATTCATTCAACCGAGCCATGAGCCGGGCAATGGTGATCGGCGCGTCGGGACGGAGCACGTACTTTTCCAGGGCGGCCGCCGGACCCTTGGGTAGTTTGCGCGGCGCGGCTGTGGGTTGCACGCGGGCCAGCTCGCGCAAAAAATCCTCCAACAGCACATCATGGTAATGGTGGTGCCTGATCCGCAGCTGCTCGCTGGTGGCGTAAATGCAGTTGGAGGGATTTAAATTCGCCGTATAAATCCCCAAATTAATATCCGTCATAAAGGTGCCTAACAGCAACACCAGATCGCTTTCCTCGACAAAGCGGGTCACTTCGTCCCGGCCGAGGGCCCCCTCGTACAAGCCCACATACAGCGGGTGGTACTCGCTAATGACGCTTTTGCCCAGCATGGTCGCGGCAATCCCTAGACGGGCACTTTCCGCCAGGGCCAAGAGTTCTTCTTGGAGGCCAAAGCGGTGGATTTCTATCCCCGCGACAATGCAGGGGCGCTGCGCGCGGGCGAGCAGGCTAACAGCCTCGTTGACCGCCTCGGCCAGGGCCGAAGGATCGCTAACGGGGGGGACTTGCTTGAACTGGTAGGGAACATCCGGCACCACGTGCACCATATCGCGGGGAATTTCCAAATAGACCGGCCGCTTAAACCGCACCGCCGCGTCCAACACGCGGTCAATTTCATGAAAGGCGGTCCGGGGATCGCTCAGTTCCGCCCCGGCGACGGTCAGCTTTTCAAAAACCTCGAGTTGTGTGCGAAAATCGCGCACTTTGTGGTGCAACAAGGGATTATTCACCCGCTCGCGCAGGCCGGGGGAACCCGTGATGAGCACGACGGGGGATTTTTCGGCGTAGGCCCCCGCGATGCTATTACACGCGCTCAGGCCCCCCACGCAATACGTCACACAGACCGCCCCCAGGCCGTTAATACGGGCGTAGGCATCGGCGGCAAAACCCGCGCAATCCTCGCGCGTGCAGCCGACGACGTTAATGGGGCTTTCCTCTAAGAGGTGGTAAAAACCCAGCACATAATCGCCGGGAATGCCAAAGATGTCGCGTATGCCGTAATCCTGCAGGCGGCGGATCAGATACTGACCAATACTTAGCCCCGCTACCTCGCCTGGTTCCGGGACGGCGCGCGAGGGACGGCGGTGGAGCGGCAAAATGGTCGGTGTATGTGTCATGGGTCGGACGCGCGGGGTCGGGATAAGTCGCGGGTGGGTGGGATAAGTCGCGGACGAGTGGGAAGCTTCCCGCCGGGCCGCATCAAATTAT
This Pirellulales bacterium DNA region includes the following protein-coding sequences:
- a CDS encoding thiamine pyrophosphate-binding protein, which produces MTHTPTILPLHRRPSRAVPEPGEVAGLSIGQYLIRRLQDYGIRDIFGIPGDYVLGFYHLLEESPINVVGCTREDCAGFAADAYARINGLGAVCVTYCVGGLSACNSIAGAYAEKSPVVLITGSPGLRERVNNPLLHHKVRDFRTQLEVFEKLTVAGAELSDPRTAFHEIDRVLDAAVRFKRPVYLEIPRDMVHVVPDVPYQFKQVPPVSDPSALAEAVNEAVSLLARAQRPCIVAGIEIHRFGLQEELLALAESARLGIAATMLGKSVISEYHPLYVGLYEGALGRDEVTRFVEESDLVLLLGTFMTDINLGIYTANLNPSNCIYATSEQLRIRHHHYHDVLLEDFLRELARVQPTAAPRKLPKGPAAALEKYVLRPDAPITIARLMARLNESLDDDTVVIADVGDSLFASTELVIRQKTEYLAPAYYTSMGFGIPAALGASVAKPRERVVVVVGDGAFQMTGMELSTIVRYDYSVIVLLLDNKGYGTERFLHPGDFNDIHPWNYAKLPEILGGGHGYEVRTEGEFDAALTAAWDQPTGLSLIQIHLGLDDVSKALSRLAEKLSKRV